From the genome of Oscillospiraceae bacterium:
CTATGACATGGATTATTGCGCTGGCGGTAATTGTGCTTGTCGGCTTGGTTTGTGTGCTCTTCTCTATTGCACTGCCGCGCTTTAAAAAGATGCAGAGCTTAATTGACCGCATGAATTTGGTGGCACGTGAAAACTTGACGGGCCTGATGGTGACGCGTGCTTTCAGCAATCAACAGTTTGAGGAAGATCGCTTTGATAAGGCCAACCGCGACCTGACAGACAACCAGCGCTTTGTCAACCGGCTGATGTCTATTTTAATGCCGGCAATGATGTTTGTGATGAATGGTATTTCCCTGCTGATTGTCTGGGTGGGTGCACATCAGGTGGCAGAGAGCCAGATTCAGGTTGGTGATATGATGGCCTATATGCAGTACGCCATGCAGATTATCATCAGCTTCCTGTTTATTTCGGCAATCTTCATTTTCCTGCCGCGCGCCTCAGTTTCTGCCGGGCGTATCGCAGATGTTATTGAAACAGAACCGTCCATAAAAGACCCGCCGGCACCCAAGGCATTTGACCCCGACAAAAAGGGCGTGGTCGAGTTTCACAATGTCAGCTTCCATTACAGCGGCGCACAGGAAGATGTGCTGCAGGATATCAGCTTTACAGCCCAGCCAGGCCAGACAACGGCTTTTATCGGCTCGACTGGCTCTGGCAAGAGCACACTGATCAATCTGATTCCGCGCTTTTATGACGTGACCGGCGGCTCTGTGCTGGTAGAGGGACGTGACGTGCGCGACGTGACGCAGAAAGACCTGCGCAGGCGTATCGGCTATGTTCCGCAGAAAGGCGTGCTGCTGACCGGCAGTGTGGCTTCCAATTTGCGCTATGGCAAAGACGACGCAACACAGCAAGACCTGCACGAAGCGGCGCAGGTGGCACAGGCGACAGAGTTTATCGATGCTATGCCGCACGGTATGGAGACCGAAATCGCGCAGGGTGGCAGCAATGTTTCTGGTGGGCAGAAGCAGCGCCTGTCTATTGCGCGCGCACTGGCTACAAAAGCGCAGATTTACATTTTTGACGACAGCTTTTCTGCACTGGACTTTAAGACAGACGCGGCGCTGCGGGCTGCGCTGAAAAAGCAGATCAGCGGCGCAACCGTGCTTTTGGTAGCACAGCGTGTTTCCACAATTATGGACGCTGACCAGATTGTTGTATTGGATGAGGGCAGAATTGTCGGCCGGGGCACGCACCGCGAGCTGCTGAAAAACTGCCGGACGTACTATGAAATTGCTTCGAGCCAGCTGACAAAGGAGGAATTAGCATGAGTGAAATGCAAACCTCCAGACCGCCCCGGCGCCGCGGCCCTATGGGCCATGGGCCAATGGGTGTACCCGGCGAAAAAGCCAAGGACCTTTCCGGTACGTTTAAAAAGCTGCTGCATTATATGAGCAGACATAAATTCAAAATCATTCTGGTACTGATCTTTGCCGTATGTTCCACCATCTTTATGATTGTGGGGCCAAAAATTCTAGGCAAAGCTACCACAGAAATCTTTACCGGCCTAGTCAACCAGATTTCCGGCACAGGTGAGGGTATCAATTTTGTCCGCATCGCGCAGATTCTGCTGTTCCTGCTGACAATCTATTTAATCAGCGCGGCTTTTAGCTACGCACAGGGCTGGATTATGACCGGGGTCACCATGGACGTGACCTACTGCCTGCGCCGCGATATCGCGGCAAAGATTCAGCGCCTGCCGTTTTCTTATTATGATACCACGACAAATGGCGAGGTGCTGTCGCGCCTGACCAATGATGTTGATACCATTTCCCAG
Proteins encoded in this window:
- a CDS encoding ABC transporter ATP-binding protein/permease translates to MHRISCYFKTYLGAIILAVLLLFGQAMCDLSLPNYMSNIVNIGIQQGGITDAAPDALSAKGLRFFEHFMTTGQKSVIDKSYTLAKTGTQTARYPQNAKEDIYMLSSSADRQAVSAVFGENTWTFIKTMESLQSTLGSKASTAQNSSSSTDISNMDFSKLYQIEPLLQKVPQQTFADAQKKAAQVQSSMKLQSGTVLVKAFYKELGVDTAKIEQNYIIKEGLMMLLFTLGSALAAILVGLLASRVSAGIGRDLRRDVFHRVNYFSNTEFDKFSTASLITRTTNDITQVQMVVLMGIRMLFYAPMMAIGGITMAVRKSVSMTWIIALAVIVLVGLVCVLFSIALPRFKKMQSLIDRMNLVARENLTGLMVTRAFSNQQFEEDRFDKANRDLTDNQRFVNRLMSILMPAMMFVMNGISLLIVWVGAHQVAESQIQVGDMMAYMQYAMQIIISFLFISAIFIFLPRASVSAGRIADVIETEPSIKDPPAPKAFDPDKKGVVEFHNVSFHYSGAQEDVLQDISFTAQPGQTTAFIGSTGSGKSTLINLIPRFYDVTGGSVLVEGRDVRDVTQKDLRRRIGYVPQKGVLLTGSVASNLRYGKDDATQQDLHEAAQVAQATEFIDAMPHGMETEIAQGGSNVSGGQKQRLSIARALATKAQIYIFDDSFSALDFKTDAALRAALKKQISGATVLLVAQRVSTIMDADQIVVLDEGRIVGRGTHRELLKNCRTYYEIASSQLTKEELA